From Caretta caretta isolate rCarCar2 chromosome 3, rCarCar1.hap1, whole genome shotgun sequence, a single genomic window includes:
- the SOCS5 gene encoding suppressor of cytokine signaling 5, with product MDQVGKMWNNFKYRCQNLFNHEGGNRNENIDVDSTRCSSVKERRIHVPDLAPQQPSSPLRENIALQLGLSPSKNSVRRNQNCVTDIPQIVEISIEKDNDSCVATGTRLARRDSYSRHAPWGGKKKHSCSTKTQSSLDNDKRFGRTRSGLQRRERRYGVSSVHDTDSVSNRTVGSRTLRQRLQDTVGLCFPMRTYSKQSKPLFSNKRKIHLSELMLEKCPFPAGSDLAQKWHLIKQHTAPVSPHSTFFDTFDPSLISAEDEEDRLRERRRLSIEEGVDPPPNAQIHTFEATAQVNPLYKLGPKLAPGMTELTGDNSAALQGNCDSEEDTTTLCLQSRRQKQRQVSGESHGHSSRQGAWKVHTQIDYIHCLVPDLLQITGNPCYWGVMDRYEAEALLEGKPEGTFLLRDSAQEDYLFSVSFRRYNRSLHARIEQWNHNFSFDAHDPCVFHSSTVTGLLEHYKDPSSCMFFEPLLTVSLNRTFPFSLQYICRAVICRCTTYDGIDGLPLPSMLQDFLKEYHYKQKVRVRWLEREPIKTK from the coding sequence ATGGATCAAGTGGGAAAGATGTGGAacaacttcaaatacagatgCCAGAATCTCTTCAATCATGAAGGTGGAAACCGAAATGAAAACATAGATGTAGACTCCACTCGATGCTCATCTGTTAAAGAGAGAAGGATCCATGTACCCGATTTGGCTCCACAGCAACCAAGCAGCCCTTTAAGAGAGAACATTGCCTTACAACTAGGTTTAAGTCCTTCAAAGAATTCAGTGAGGAGAAATCAGAATTGTGTCACTGACATCCCTCAAATTGTCGAAATAAGCATTGAGAAAGATAATGACTCGTGTGTTGCCACAGGAACGAGACTTGCACGAAGGGATTCCTACTCTCGGCATGCTCCTTGGGGTGGGAAAAAGAAACATTCCTGTTCTACGAAAACCCAGAGCTCCTTGGATAATGATAAAAGATTTGGTCGAACACGAAGCGGCTTGCAAAGGCGGGAGCGAAGATACGGTGTGAGCTCCGTTCATGATACAGACAGCGTATCAAACAGGACTGTAGGTAGCCGTACTCTGCGACAGCGGCTTCAGGATACCGTTGGGCTATGTTTTCCCATGAGAACTTATAGCAAACAGTCCAAACCTCTCTTTTCTAATAAAAGAAAGATTCATCTCTCTGAATTAATGCTTGAGAAATGTCCTTTCCCTGCTGGATCTGATCTTGCCCAAAAGTGGCATCTGATTAAGCAACATACAGCTCCTGTGAGCCCTCATTCAACTTTTTTTGATACATTTGATCCTTCCTTGATTTCTGCAGAAGATGAAGAAGATAGACTTAGAGAAAGACGTAGGCTTAGTATTGAAGAAGGGGTTGACCCCCCTCCTAATGCCCAAATACATACATTTGAAGCTACAGCACAGGTTAATCCATTATATAAACTGGGACCAAAGTTAGCCCCGGGTATGACTGAGCTTACAGGGGACAATAGTGCAGCACTACAGGGAAACTGTGATTCTGAAGAGGACACAACAACCCTCTGCTTGCAGTCACGCAGGCAAAAGCAACGTCAGGTGTCTGGAGAGAGCCATGGCCATAGCAGCAGACAAGGGGCTTGGAAAGTACATACTCAGATTGATTACATACACTGCCTTGTGCCAGACTTACTTCAAATAACAGGTAACCCATGTTATTGGGGTGTGATGGACCGCTATGAGGCGGAGGCACTTCTGGAAGGCAAACCTGAAGGCACTTTTTTGCTCAGGGATTCTGCACAAGAGGACTACCTCTTCTCTGTGAGCTTCCGTCGTTACAACAGATCCCTCCATGCACGTATTGAGCAATGGAATCACAATTTTAGTTTTGACGCTCATGATCCCTGTGTATTTCACTCCTCCACTGTTACAGGACTTCTAGAACATTATAAAGACCCTAGCTCTTGCATGTTTTTTGAACCATTACTTACTGTATCTCTGAACAGGACTTTTCCTTTTAGTCTGCAGTATATCTGCCGGGCAGTAATCTGCAGGTGCACTACGTATGATGGAATTGATGGCCTTCCTTTACCATCAATGTTGCAAGACTTTCTAAAGGAATATCACTATAAACAAAAAGTTAGGGTGCGATGGTTGGAACGGGAACCTATTAAGACAAAGTAA